Proteins from one Triticum aestivum cultivar Chinese Spring chromosome 7A, IWGSC CS RefSeq v2.1, whole genome shotgun sequence genomic window:
- the LOC123154442 gene encoding uncharacterized protein, protein MMFEEAVCKLAADIAAISPAVVKKAVDALARSSRACAAADAFIHLFLGTLYVIVAAIFFDTVAVRVCGGDYAARSVLSEITGCIFTASLLLSAPAFLLFFLRAAGSSSELAEGLLMKDFDERLSCAPESPPSPLGRAAARLFAWSFWLGFISWTLQLCGLFPEISDLLDDASNLGIWSCFALIYLRAGMALRRMNPRPSDIIAAEADHAASPTQLLAGFRAGSSKVMGISASAGSAAAS, encoded by the exons ATGATGTTCGAAGAGGCGGTCTGCAAGCTCGCTGCCGACATAGCGGCGATCTCGCCGGCAGTGGTGAAGAAGGCCGTGGACGCACTGGCGCGCAGCAGCCGTGCCTGCGCCGCTGCGGATGCCTTCATCCACCTGTTCCTGGGCACGTTGTACGTGATCGTCGCGGCAATTTTCTTCGACACGGTCGCGGTCCGGGTCTGCGGCGGCGACTACGCCGCGAGATCCGTCCTGTCCGAGATCACGGGATGCATCTTTACAGCCTCCCTGCTTCTTTCAGCGCCGGCGTTCCTGCTCTTCTTCCTGCGCGCAGCAGGGAGCAGCAGCGAG CTGGCGGAGGGCCTCCTCATGAAGGATTTCGATGAGCGGCTTTCTTGTGCCCCTGAAAGCCCTCCGTCTCCGCTAGGCAGGGCAGCTGCACGGCTTTTTGCTTGGTCATTTTGGTTGGGATTCATCTCGTGGACTCTTCAGCTGTGTGGACTATTTCCAGAGATTTCTGACCTTCTTGACGACGCGTCTAATCTGGGCATCTGGTCATGTTTCGCTCTCATCTATTTGCGTGCTGGAATGGCGCTGCGGAGGATGAATCCCAGGCCCAGCGACATCATCGCGGCAGAGGCAGATCACGCGGCTTCACCTACTCAG TTATTGGCAGGATTTCGAGCTGGGAGCAGCAAGGTGATGGGGATCAGCGCCAGTGCAGGGAGTGCTGCTGCTTCGTAG